From Chlamydiifrater volucris, one genomic window encodes:
- a CDS encoding RMD1 family protein — translation MRCTAYCTASAYNLHVLFHLLKAHYTTTLSREYVLIVSNENPDMIAVFFSYGTAVFWGWNEQEEIRLLQTLTSSSQEIIKHPEIDKYEFDYGEKLLIRRDKLVLSDSSINTKLAISFGLAQSVKLTIFEETIYKTIENSKRLPKDLATKGHIRMSRRTIGKRIGQLFLDKASVNLHSDILDEPDFFWEHPETQPIYRDVFLCLDIESRINVLNHRLTVLGDLLEILNDQLNHQHSSSLEWTIICLIMLELSVALLKDVFNVI, via the coding sequence ATGCGTTGCACAGCTTATTGTACCGCTTCCGCTTATAATCTACATGTCCTCTTTCATTTGCTAAAAGCTCACTACACAACTACTCTTTCGAGAGAATACGTGCTTATAGTTTCTAACGAGAACCCTGACATGATAGCTGTTTTCTTTTCTTACGGAACAGCTGTTTTCTGGGGGTGGAACGAACAGGAGGAAATTCGATTGCTACAGACGCTAACCTCCTCCTCCCAAGAAATTATTAAACACCCAGAGATTGATAAATACGAATTCGATTATGGCGAAAAATTACTAATACGAAGAGATAAGTTAGTTCTATCCGATTCTTCCATTAACACCAAGTTAGCAATTTCTTTTGGATTGGCCCAATCAGTCAAGCTAACCATTTTTGAGGAGACTATTTATAAAACTATAGAAAATTCTAAAAGACTGCCCAAAGATTTGGCCACTAAAGGGCATATCCGAATGTCTAGGAGAACAATAGGGAAAAGGATAGGTCAATTATTCCTGGATAAAGCTTCTGTAAATTTGCACTCAGATATTCTTGATGAGCCTGACTTTTTCTGGGAACATCCAGAAACTCAACCCATCTACCGAGATGTGTTCCTTTGTTTAGATATAGAATCTCGCATCAATGTGCTCAATCATAGGCTTACAGTCCTTGGAGATCTATTAGAAATTTTAAACGATCAACTGAACCACCAACATTCTTCATCTTTGGAGTGGACGATAATATGCTTAATTATGTTAGAACTCTCAGTAGCTCTTTTGAAAGATGTTTTCAATGTTATTTAA
- the yidD gene encoding membrane protein insertion efficiency factor YidD — MKKILVSLIKIYRQLLSPFFGYSCRFFPSCSFYALQALHHYETKKALWLISCRIAKCGGWHPGGPDFLPGTSVEEALQEDPPL, encoded by the coding sequence ATGAAAAAAATCTTAGTCAGTTTAATAAAGATCTACCGCCAATTACTTTCCCCCTTCTTCGGGTACTCTTGCCGTTTTTTCCCTTCTTGCTCCTTCTATGCCCTACAAGCACTTCATCACTACGAAACCAAAAAAGCCTTATGGTTGATCAGCTGCAGGATAGCAAAATGTGGTGGGTGGCACCCTGGAGGTCCAGATTTTCTCCCTGGAACTTCCGTAGAAGAAGCTCTCCAAGAGGATCCTCCCCTATAA